From the genome of Miscanthus floridulus cultivar M001 chromosome 10, ASM1932011v1, whole genome shotgun sequence, one region includes:
- the LOC136486151 gene encoding root phototropism protein 2-like isoform X1: MAASSMDRITGQWVSSQEVAADLTVRIADSVFPLHKAVMVPKCGYIRRAVAAASQPQGTGAGAVELDLSALPGGADAFEKAARYCYDGSLEITEHDAAAVRCAAAFLDAPDLARRADDFLAQTALRSLPGAAAVLRSCEMLLPAAEELGVARRAAVAVALGVCNEALFPTARPGAGVTGWWAAELLALSPASFRGVVTALRCLRAGPEVVAAAAVTYAERVLAGILAPAAAPGPGRRDRDAVVRADAGQRALLEAVVDALPPAADAQLPAAFLCRLLHAAVTAEASAKTCRHMELRVAAVLDQATAGDLLGVALDGAGERVRNADTVRRVVAAFVERQQRQPPQTQEVRRPSLAEGELLSATGALEKVAKTVDEVAAEMATDESLPISKFVGVAGAVPQDARPSHDCLYRAVDIYLKTHPGLDEIEREKVCSVMDPLRLSYQARLHASQNKRLPLQAVLSALYYDQLKLRSADGGGAEEGGWETQSAAGKARAQARADASLARENEALRSELASMRAYVSGMRQHSKGSGSRSSSSSRVPAAAAGKKASFLGSVSRTLSRLNPFKGGWAKDTASIADGRDRSAMHVVKPKRRRFSIG; the protein is encoded by the coding sequence GCGGTGATGGTGCCCAAGTGCGGCTACATCCGCCgggccgtggcggcggcgagcCAGCCGCAGGGCACCGGGGCCGGCGCCGTCGAGCTGGACCTGTCCGCGCTGCCGGGCGGCGCCGATGCCTTCGAGAAGGCGGCGCGGTACTGCTACGACGGCAGCCTGGAAATCACGGAGCACGACGCGGCGGCGGTCCGCTGCGCCGCGGCGTTCCTCGACGCCCCCGATCTGGCCCGCCGCGCCGATGACTTCCTCGCGCAGACCGCGCTCCGGTCGCtgcccggcgccgccgccgtgctgcgGTCCTGCGAGATGCTACTCCCGGCCGCCGAGGAGCTCGGCGTCGCGCGCCGCGCCGCGGTCGCCGTCGCGCTCGGGGTCTGCAACGAGGCGCTGTTCCCGACGGCGCGGCCGGGGGCGGGGGTGACCGGGTGGTGGGCGGCCGAGCTCTTGGCGCTGTCGCCGGCGTCGTTCCGGGGGGTCGTCACGGCGCTGCGGTGCCTCCGCGCGGGACCGGAGGTGGTCGCCGCCGCGGCCGTCACGTACGCGGAGCGCGTCCTGGCCGGGATCCTCGCGCCCGCGGCGGCGCCCGGGCCCGGCCGCCGGGACCGCGACGCCGTCGTCCGGGCGGACGCGGGCCAGCGCGCGCTGCTCGAGGCCGTCGTGGACGCGCTGCCTCCCGCCGCGGACGCGCAGCTCCCGGCCGCGTTCCTCTGCCGCCTCCTCCACGCCGCGGTCACCGCCGAGGCGTCCGCCAAGACGTGCCGCCACATGGAGCTCCGCGTGGCGGCCGTGCTGGACCAGGCCACCGCGGGGGACCTGCTGGGCGTCGCGCTCGACGGCGCCGGGGAGCGCGTCAGGAACGCCGACACCGTGCGCCGCGTCGTCGCCGCGTTCGTCgagcggcagcagcggcagccgCCGCAGACGCAGGAGGTCCGGCGGCCGTCCCTGGCCGAAGGCGAGCTGCTGAGCGCGACCGGCGCGCTGGAGAAGGTGGCGAAGACGGTGGACGAGGTGGCGGCGGAGATGGCGACGGATGAGTCGCTGCCCATCTCCAAGTTCGTGGGCGTGGCGGGCGCGGTGCCCCAGGACGCGCGGCCGTCGCACGACTGCCTGTACCGCGCCGTGGACATCTACCTCAAGACGCACCCGGGGCTGGACGAGATCGAGCGGGAGAAGGTGTGCAGCGTCATGGACCCGCTCAGGCTGTCGTACCAGGCGCGCCTGCACGCGTCGCAGAACAAGCGGCTGCCGCTGCAGGCCGTGCTCAGCGCGCTCTACTACGACCAGCTCAAGCTCCGCagcgccgacggcggcggcgcggaggaAGGAGGGTGGGAGACGCAGTCGGCCGCCGGGAAGGCCCGCGCGCAGGCGCGGGCTGACGCGTCGCTGGCAAGGGAGAACGAGGCGCTAAGGTCGGAGCTGGCAAGCATGCGGGCGTACGTGTCGGGGATGCGGCAGCACAGCAAAGGGAGCGGGTcgaggtcgtcgtcgtcgtcgcgggtcccggcggcggccgcggggaAGAAGGCGAGCTTCCTGGGGTCGGTGTCCCGGACGCTGAGCCGGCTGAACCCGTTCAAGGGCGGGTGGGCCAAGGACACGGCCAGCATCGCCGACGGACGTGACAGGAGCGCCatgcatgtggtcaagccaaagAGGAGAAGGTTCTCCATTGGCTAA
- the LOC136486151 gene encoding root phototropism protein 2-like isoform X2, protein MVPKCGYIRRAVAAASQPQGTGAGAVELDLSALPGGADAFEKAARYCYDGSLEITEHDAAAVRCAAAFLDAPDLARRADDFLAQTALRSLPGAAAVLRSCEMLLPAAEELGVARRAAVAVALGVCNEALFPTARPGAGVTGWWAAELLALSPASFRGVVTALRCLRAGPEVVAAAAVTYAERVLAGILAPAAAPGPGRRDRDAVVRADAGQRALLEAVVDALPPAADAQLPAAFLCRLLHAAVTAEASAKTCRHMELRVAAVLDQATAGDLLGVALDGAGERVRNADTVRRVVAAFVERQQRQPPQTQEVRRPSLAEGELLSATGALEKVAKTVDEVAAEMATDESLPISKFVGVAGAVPQDARPSHDCLYRAVDIYLKTHPGLDEIEREKVCSVMDPLRLSYQARLHASQNKRLPLQAVLSALYYDQLKLRSADGGGAEEGGWETQSAAGKARAQARADASLARENEALRSELASMRAYVSGMRQHSKGSGSRSSSSSRVPAAAAGKKASFLGSVSRTLSRLNPFKGGWAKDTASIADGRDRSAMHVVKPKRRRFSIG, encoded by the coding sequence ATGGTGCCCAAGTGCGGCTACATCCGCCgggccgtggcggcggcgagcCAGCCGCAGGGCACCGGGGCCGGCGCCGTCGAGCTGGACCTGTCCGCGCTGCCGGGCGGCGCCGATGCCTTCGAGAAGGCGGCGCGGTACTGCTACGACGGCAGCCTGGAAATCACGGAGCACGACGCGGCGGCGGTCCGCTGCGCCGCGGCGTTCCTCGACGCCCCCGATCTGGCCCGCCGCGCCGATGACTTCCTCGCGCAGACCGCGCTCCGGTCGCtgcccggcgccgccgccgtgctgcgGTCCTGCGAGATGCTACTCCCGGCCGCCGAGGAGCTCGGCGTCGCGCGCCGCGCCGCGGTCGCCGTCGCGCTCGGGGTCTGCAACGAGGCGCTGTTCCCGACGGCGCGGCCGGGGGCGGGGGTGACCGGGTGGTGGGCGGCCGAGCTCTTGGCGCTGTCGCCGGCGTCGTTCCGGGGGGTCGTCACGGCGCTGCGGTGCCTCCGCGCGGGACCGGAGGTGGTCGCCGCCGCGGCCGTCACGTACGCGGAGCGCGTCCTGGCCGGGATCCTCGCGCCCGCGGCGGCGCCCGGGCCCGGCCGCCGGGACCGCGACGCCGTCGTCCGGGCGGACGCGGGCCAGCGCGCGCTGCTCGAGGCCGTCGTGGACGCGCTGCCTCCCGCCGCGGACGCGCAGCTCCCGGCCGCGTTCCTCTGCCGCCTCCTCCACGCCGCGGTCACCGCCGAGGCGTCCGCCAAGACGTGCCGCCACATGGAGCTCCGCGTGGCGGCCGTGCTGGACCAGGCCACCGCGGGGGACCTGCTGGGCGTCGCGCTCGACGGCGCCGGGGAGCGCGTCAGGAACGCCGACACCGTGCGCCGCGTCGTCGCCGCGTTCGTCgagcggcagcagcggcagccgCCGCAGACGCAGGAGGTCCGGCGGCCGTCCCTGGCCGAAGGCGAGCTGCTGAGCGCGACCGGCGCGCTGGAGAAGGTGGCGAAGACGGTGGACGAGGTGGCGGCGGAGATGGCGACGGATGAGTCGCTGCCCATCTCCAAGTTCGTGGGCGTGGCGGGCGCGGTGCCCCAGGACGCGCGGCCGTCGCACGACTGCCTGTACCGCGCCGTGGACATCTACCTCAAGACGCACCCGGGGCTGGACGAGATCGAGCGGGAGAAGGTGTGCAGCGTCATGGACCCGCTCAGGCTGTCGTACCAGGCGCGCCTGCACGCGTCGCAGAACAAGCGGCTGCCGCTGCAGGCCGTGCTCAGCGCGCTCTACTACGACCAGCTCAAGCTCCGCagcgccgacggcggcggcgcggaggaAGGAGGGTGGGAGACGCAGTCGGCCGCCGGGAAGGCCCGCGCGCAGGCGCGGGCTGACGCGTCGCTGGCAAGGGAGAACGAGGCGCTAAGGTCGGAGCTGGCAAGCATGCGGGCGTACGTGTCGGGGATGCGGCAGCACAGCAAAGGGAGCGGGTcgaggtcgtcgtcgtcgtcgcgggtcccggcggcggccgcggggaAGAAGGCGAGCTTCCTGGGGTCGGTGTCCCGGACGCTGAGCCGGCTGAACCCGTTCAAGGGCGGGTGGGCCAAGGACACGGCCAGCATCGCCGACGGACGTGACAGGAGCGCCatgcatgtggtcaagccaaagAGGAGAAGGTTCTCCATTGGCTAA